The sequence below is a genomic window from Saccopteryx leptura isolate mSacLep1 chromosome 3, mSacLep1_pri_phased_curated, whole genome shotgun sequence.
atttgcttctccacctccccccctccttcctttctgtctctctcttcccctcccgcagccaaggctccattggagcaaagatggcccgggcgctggggatggctccttgtcctctgccccaggcactagagtggctctggtctcggcagagcgacaccccggaggggcagagcatcgccccctggtgggcagagcgttgcccctggtgggcgtgccgggtggatcccggtcgggcgcatgtgggagtctgtctgactgtctctccccgtttccagcttcagaaagatacaaaaaacaacaacaaaaaaacccccagataaacaaaaacaaaaaaggaaaaagcaggcTTTAGGTTCCCCCTGATGGCTCTATTAGATATTACACGCAACCTTCTCACCTCTctaccctccctccccttctgcaTTCCTCAATTGggtcaaatacagtgtgtccgtaaagtcatggtgcacttttgaccggtcacaggaaagcaacaaaagacgatagagatgtgaaatctgcaccaaataaaaggaaaactctctcagtttcatacctattcagtgcagttcaatgtgggctcacgcacagattttttagggctccttaggtagctatcccgtataacctctacagactcgtcactgactgatggcctaccagaacggggtttctccaccaaactgccggtttccttcaactgcttatcccaccgagtaatgttattcctgtgtagtggcgctttgttataaacacaccaatattcacgttgcactttggtcacggattcaaatttagagagccacagaacacactgaactttcttctgcaccgtccacatctcgactggcatagccgtgggctgctctgctgtatacacggtgttatgtcatcatctgcgcatgcacacatgctccacatcatcctacagaaactgggaggacaCACTGTACTTAACCACTTAACCTCACTCAGTGCTACAGGGTAAGGCAAACAACAGATCTCAGGAAACAAGTTTTATTTCTAAACCTCTAGGAAGGCATTACAAataaaagagatagaaacccAGATCAAATCCTGAAACAAAGACAGACCTGCTGGATAGCCAGAAGAACCCAGACAGACTGGGAAGCAAAGGAGATGCATTCTAGACGGGATCTCATCCTGAAGCCTGAGTCTGTACATTAGTGTGATATTCTGGGAAAACGGAGTTGGGAATCAAAACTCCTCACCTTGCCAGCCCCACTGTTGTCCTGGGTGattgggaggaagagaagggcacAGCACAGGAGGGCAAGGAGATCACTGAGTCTCACCTTGACATTTACTGCGTGCTCTGATCCCCAACAGTCCATAAATAAGTTACCCTGTATATCTCAGGGGTTGCCCTGGAGGAGCAAGCAAAATAGGTATGGCCTCTGAAAGAAGAGGCTGGGCAGCTTGGTGCTGGGCGATGCTACAGGAGGACACAGTCAGACTCTTGCTTCGGCCTCCTCCGACGCTCTCCTGCTGGGCGTCCAGACGAAGTTCCTCTCCCCTGTACGGGATTTAAGTGGTCATCCCTCAGCCTTGGAAGAGCACAAGGACAGAGATTCTAGATAGAAGTGGGGTCAGGCCTGCGTGGGGCAgcggggaagaaagaaggaagggatccAGGGGAGAGGGCAAGACAAAAGAAGCGCCGCGAGGGCAAGGGCAGCAAAGAGACAATTGCAAGAATAACAATAACCAGTGTCTGGACAGGTGTGGAACACTGGGGAGGCAGGACTTGGAGGAGCAGTGAGCATGAGGGCAGGGCACAGCAGGCTCACCTGTAGCGGCAGGGCCCTTGCAGGCAGAGGCTGGACCCCTTGTTGCTGTTGGTACTCCTCTTGCTGAAGTTGCTGGGCCAGCTCCAAGTCACTAAGACCCAATGTGCCTTGtgactgctgctgctgcagggacAAGGCAATCAGGTAGTcctggagaggggaaaaaaagaacaaggattGTGAGGTGGGCTGTGGCCTGGGAGATATATTCGCTGTGCTGTCAAAGAATACACACCAAGCATGGAGATGGTCCCAAGGAGATGGAGGAAAAGGGTACAGAGGTCACATGTTACGATCTCTAGATGATATGATGCATGCAGCCCACCAATGGCAGAAAGGTCTCTGAAGCGAACATGCTCTGCACCCTTCCTGGAAGTCCCACGCACCTGGTCGACCTGCCGCTGCTTTTCTGGGAGACTATTTCCACCTTCTGCTCCGGGATCCTTGCCCGGGGAATGACTGAGGTGAAAGTCAGAGTCACAGAAGCAACTGTCCCCATCTACATTGTGCAAGCTCTCCCATACCACTTGCTCTTCCTGTAGAAAGCCCTGGTCGGTGACCAGTAAGTACAAGTGACTCTGCGAGGAAGAGGACAAAGCATCAGCGGGATAGGTGGTACAAAGGGATTTTACTGCCCAAAATCATCTGAGATGCACAGACACCATTTGAACCAATTTGTGTGCCAACAGGAATGTACCTGTGTGAGCATGGGAAGCGTTTCTAAGTATGAGCAgctgtggggagaggaagggatgtCTGGGGAGTGGACAGCAGTCACTGTGGTCAAGCCTGGAGTCCTCAGAGCTGGGGTCCCACACAAGGTCCTGCTTCCTACCCTACTTCCCACCATTCTCTAGACTCATCTGATGGCTATGAAGATAAATCCTTTAAGAATCAAAGACCTCTACCTCTTCTACACAATTCTTAGCAAGCTTAGACAATTTCTAACTTGAAAAGACTATTCAAAAATTTCCTTCCTGAGAGAGGATTATACCTTCCTGTCCCTCCAGACAAAGGCTGTTCAGTCAGCCTAAGACGCAGTGGTGAAGATAACATGGGACAGAACTACAGCCAGTCTGCACTGCACACGCAGCTTGACTGAGAAATAAGCCTTTGTTGTGGTAAACCCCAGAGGTTTTAGGGATCATTCATTACCAGAGCTAAATCTACCCTGTCCTAACCCGGAAGAAAAAGGCATGAGGAAATAAACAGCATTCCAACATTCCCCCACCTCCAATGCATCATCACCTTGTGCTTAGTCATAGTGCTAAAGTGGTTGTTTCGGAAAAAGACGCTAAGTTCACCCTCCTTGGCAGCTGTGGTTAGCTCACAGAGTCCGTGGTAGGTCAGTTGTGCAGCGGTGGTCTCCAGGAACTGCTCTGCGATCAGGCCTGCCAAAGGGCAAAGGAGTAGGGGTGGGACCTTGGTTTAAACCAAAGTCCACAGAAGGGAGGATAACCCAGAGAGCCCCTGTCAAAGGCCTGGGGTGGTCCTGCCCCTGAAATTCCTTCCCTGAAGCCCagctgtgttcattcattcatgaaaTAGTTCTGAGCAGCCACCTGGTGCCAGGCACTGCACCAGCGGGCACTTCAGTTCCCCCAGCTCCCTCTCATGGCATTTACATCCCAGTGGGATGTGGTGGGGGAGATAGACAACAAACAATAGAtctaagcagcctgaccaggcggtgacgcagtggatagagggttggattgggatgcagaggactcaggttcaaacccccccactcccccctaccccccaccccgaggtcgccagcttgagcgtgggctcatctggtttgagcaaagctcaccagcttcggcccaaggtcgctggcttgaacaagtgatcactcggtctgctgtagcccctcagtcaaggcacatatgagaaagcaatcaatgaacaactaaggtgccgcaatgaaaaactgtgcttctcatctctctctcttcctgtctgtctgtccctatctgtccctctctctgcctctgtcaccaaaaaaaaaaaaaaataaatctaagcaGCCATCTTGCCCTCCACATGCTGTCCACAGGAGAGGTGATCTCACCTTCTGTCACGAGGTTGGTGTCGCTGGAGTGCTTGCTGGTGATGATCTTCTCTACCAGCTGATTATAACTCAGTTTCCCAACTGCACTCACAGCCTCAGGGCTCTGTGTGGGTGGGGTAAGGTGGGTGATACCAAAAAATTGAGATCTTTTTAAGAAGGAAATGAACCAAGCCCACAAGGACTGCAACCCTATGACCAAAGGTTCCTGAAACTTTTGCTGTCTAAAAAACtgcatatggcctgaccaggcggtggcgcagtggatagagcatcggattgggatgcagaggacccaggttcgagaccccgaggtcgccagcttgagcgcaggctcatctggtttgagcaaaagctcaccagcttgaacccaaggtctctggctcaagcaaggggttattcggtctgctgcggttccacggtcaaggcacatatgagaaagcaatcaatgaacaactaaagtgttgcaacgtgcaacgacaaactaatgattgatgcttcccatctctccattcctgtctgtctgtccctgtctatccctctctcttgactctctgtctctgtaaataaataaataaataaataaataaataaataactgcatATGGTTTGTTAGTATTTGAATGTTACTGCCCTACCAAAAAAAGTTTACAATTCAAGAAATTCTCCACTGGGTCCTGCCTATAACCCAATTCCCCACTCAAGCCAATCTAACCCCCACCTCCCTAACTCCCACCCCACAACACTATGTTTCTCTGACAGCTTGAGCTGGATAAGAGTTTCATTTGAGCCCTCTTGCACTCACCTGTGGGTCAACAAGCCAGCCATGGTACAGATGTATCCCTAGCAAGTCAAAAATGCTGCACTCGGGCGTGTACTCAAAGTCCCAGACGCTTGTGAATCGCACGTTGACATCCAGACCTGTGGCAAGTTTAGGCAGCACTGTCATTGCATCGTCCACATTCTAGgggtagaaaagaaaatgatggatATGTTAAATCAGCACACTGTATAGCTTAAACTTACACTATGTTatgtatcaattatatctcaaggaagcggggggggggggaatgtaggtccagcctctcctccccccattccactcccacccccagaaGTAAAAAATTAATCTTGTTGCTTTTCTTCCCTGGTTCTCTCAAAAGCTATTCCATTCCTCCCTTGCCTCAACCTTTCTTTATCTTATCTAAATGAACATATTTTCTCAttaccttcttcttcctcctgtaGAAAGATATCACAGTTCAAGGAACCCTCTTAAGAAGTAGCAGGAAGCCTTCACTTAATAGTCTGGGTGTCCCCTTACAAGCTTGCAATCCCCTTTGTCCACAGACCTATGCTCACCTGCTGAAAATTAAGCTGAAGACCCTCTGACATTTCCTGGGGCTTGATGGACAGGAGGCAGTCTCCTACAAGACAGGATTCCTTATCAGTCTACCCCACCAATTGTCCTAAAAGCTGCTTCCTCTTCTGGAGAATAGATGGGGTGATGACACAGAACCACAGATTTTCAGAGATGGAAAGGGCCTTAGAGTCTAATCCTGACCTTTCATTTCTCATGGAAGAAAGAGGCCCACAAAGGTGAAGGGCCCACCCAAGGTCACATGTGAAAACTGAAGGCAGCTCAGGACTCTTGacaccttgacttttttttttaaatttttttttaaatttattcgttttagaaaggagagagagagagagagagagagaagggggggagaagcaggaagcatcaactcccatatgtgtcttgaccaggcaagcccagggtttcgaaccggcgacctcagcatttccaggttgatgctttatccactgcgccaccacaggtcaggcaacttttttttttttttttttttttttagattttatttatcgatttagagagaggatagacagacagaaagggggggtggggagaagcaggaagcatcaactcgtagtagttgcttctcgcctAGAgtttcgaattggcaacctcagcattccagattgacactttatccgctgtgccaccacaggtcaggcgacaccCTTGACTCTTGCTTTTCGTGCCCCAGCCTTGCAGAAATGCCCAGAGACCTTCACCCTCTCTGACACATCAGAGCCCCAAATGGGAAGTCCCTCAATATTTCTGGATTTCTGGCTGAGTGAATAGTGCTTGTAATTCTGTGTAATTCCTCTTCAAGACCCAGTCACTCACCAAGATGGGCCATGAGTTCATCTGATGTGATCACTTCCTTCTGAGGGGGAAGCTTTACCTGGAGATAGAGGGGTGATCAAAGGGTCAGCCATGCACATGCTTTCCTTCACAGAGAGAGCCCTGAGGGAGAAACCCATGGAAAGGGGGCAGGGGCTGTAGTGGGAAAAGAAGACTCGCAATGCCAGAAACGGCATGAATGTAAAACACCGCAGGGCATTCCAACTTGCTGGAGAGTAGAAGATACAGGAGTAGGAATTGGTCTTCTTGTTTTTATGAACATCTTATTTCATTTGTGCAAGCTGGAGCAGTAGGGAGAATAATTTCTAAAGTTTTGGCTGGTTTGAGAAAATCAGGATAAAGGTCAGGGAAGAATTGTCTCCCCAACATCTTCTGAGCCCCCATCTAAACTCTCTCTTACCTTCCACTGAAGAAAGAGGATGTTCATGATGGCGAGAAGAGGGCAAGGGCCGTTAGTGCTCTGGGTGATGATGGGTGTCCGTTCTCCTTTCCAGGGGATCCACTTTACACAGTAGAAATCAAGCTCTGGCTGTCGGACCCTGGGGGACTGAGGAAGCCCCTGGGGCCTGGAGTACGcccccatggtctctgcctcaggccctgtcCTGTgggctggctctggctggttcaAGCTAGCATCAGGTAAAGGCAACTCAAGTTTATCCTGGCCTTGGACTGGCAGCGACGCTTGATCTGCTGGCTCTTGTTCTCTAGCCATCCCACCAGCACCTCCGGCCACGCCATCGGCACCTCTGGCATCCTTGTCTGGGGGGTGTTCATCTGGTTCTTTGTGGTTTTCGGGACTGACTGCTTCTGCAGTCCTGGCCTTGCCAGAGACTGGATGCTCAGGTTGATGGTCTTCCATAGTCAGAAAAGGTCAACTGAGGGGCACCAAAGATTTGACAGTCCTCAGAAAGTTGCCTAATCTTGGCTTGATGTGCAAAAGAGAGAACGATTCAATAAGAAGGAAATCATTGGGCTGGAAAGCGAATAGGCCCAGAAAAGTCTCAGAAAAGAAACATGGTATGGAAGGCTGGATGGTGTTTGTAGTCACTCCTGCCTATGGAATAAACAGATGAGCAGCCCCAGGCTGAGCCCTTTCACCTCGACCTTGCTGTGATCATATGGGACCTATGAGTGTACTTGGGCTTTCAGGTTTGGGCAGGATGATTCCAGTGGGATTGAAGACACTGGGTGAGGCAGCTCCCCTGAAACAGACAAGAACAAGGAATgcagaaaagacagagaaagggagaataaaaggaaaaagacagaagagaaagagatggagaaagaaatgttaaaactaATGGTTAACAAAGTAATCTTTGGCTCACCCTGTAACAGGTATCAATCACATTGGTAGCCCCCACCCTAGTCAGGACCAAGGTAAATCCTTTGCCCTCTACCAAACCACACCCCTTGGCTGTTCATGGACCCTCCTGTGCACATACAGGCTGCTTGTATCTAGGGCTACCTTCTCTCTACCTCATCCCAGAGGTGGAAATGTGAACAGTGACATACTGCTTAGGGTGAAGAGCAGCTAGAGATACAGAGTCAGTATCACGCCCCTAAAGAAGAAACactgttgagcctgaccaggcagtggcacagtagatagagcatcgacctgggatgctgaggtcccaggtttgaaaccctgaggtcgccagcttgagcacaggctcaccagcttgagcatagagttgcttgcttgagcctgtgatcatagacatgactccatggtctctggcttgaacaaggggtcactggctcagcaggagctccccgatcaaggcatatatgagaagcaatcaaagaacaactaaagtgccgcaactatgagttgatgcttctcatctctctcccttctgtctgtcagtaccctgtctgtctgtccttctctctgtctctgtccctctctcaaagaagaggaagaagaataggaagaaaaagaagaagaacaagaagaagaggaggaggaggagaagaagaaggagaagaagaagaaggaggaggaaaaggaggaggaggaggaggaagaaggaggaggaagaagaggaggaggagggaggaggagggggaaggaggaggaggaggagaaggagaagaagaagaaggaggaggaggaaggaagaggaggagggaggaggaaggggaaggaggaggaggaaaagaagaaggaggaggaggaggaagaggaggaggaaggaggaagaagaggaaggagaaggaggaggaaaagaagaaggaggaggaggaggaagaggagaaggaggagaaagaaggagaaggaggaggaggaggaagaggaggaggaggaagaggaggaggaggaaggagaaggaggaggaggagaaggaggaggaagaggaggaggaggggaaggagaagaagaaacacTGTTGAAAAAAAGTCCTtctcgggcctgacctgtggtggcgcagtgaataaagcgtagACCTAAaagtgctgaggtcgcaggttcgaaaccccgggcttgattgggagttgatgcttccagttcctcccccccttctctctctctgtctctcctctctctctctctctctgtctctccctctcctctctaaaatgaataaataaattaaaaaaattaaaaaaaaaaagaagtccttcTCAAAGGACTCTGCTTTACACAACCTCAAACCACAACAAAAAGGTCTTGGACGGGGCTTCCTGTAGGCCAGAGAGGGAAATGTAGGCCATAGAGACTTAAATCAAAGACTATGCTGATAAATAACTTCAGATTAGGAGCACAAATATCTCTCCCTCCACAGTAAGCTTCTCTGGACAGCTGAAGTTGAGATATCAACTTCTTCTCAGTTCCTCTTTGCTCCCCAAAGTGCCTTAACCTAGAGATACTCTTTTGCAAATGTTGATTATCGATTTGTATGAAGACTACTCCCTCTGCATtcattgttgtgtgtgtgtgttccttctGTCTGTTCCCATCTAGGTAATTTTAGTTGTGAACACTGGACCTGTTTAACCTGCTCTCCTCTATCGGTATTAGGCATCAGTTCAGCAGGGACAGACATTTAATTAATGCTGTGGATagtaaacaaaaaaaccccataaatcCTGCCCTCTGGAAAACATTCCCCCCTCACTCCTGAGTCAGGGTaaggaaagatgaaaaattaaaCTTGTCAGAAATCTTGTCTTTTATCCACCTTCTTCCTAAATTGAGACTATGCATCCTTCTTGCAATCCCGCAGAAATTTAGGGGATGGGTAAAGCCTGGGAAATAAGTTGAGAAACATAAGCCTATTCACCTAAATTGATCATCCTCCTGATTCAAACATAATTTATGCTAGCTGCATCTCATTTACATGTTGTTAATTTAGAATCAGAGTAGTAAAAATTGCCTATAGGCctgacattttgtttttctctctttccttctttcttcccctcccaagtGACACTTAGGTCCTGGGAAGCAGAAGCCAGAGCCTGGGAAAGTTAAAAAAGCAGGGCTCATTTCTTACCTTTTCTGTGCAATGCCAGAAATGATCAATAATTAAGTGGGGGTTGGGCAGCTAGTTGGCTAAGAGGATGAGCCAAAAGAAACCAGGAGCTGGACACCAGAGAGAGCTGGTTCTCAGAAAAATTGGGCAAACCTAAGTGGGCTAAGTCTAAGAGGCAGGGcaggaaaaggaatgaaaaatgtTCACTCTGTAAGGTGCACACCTGGTGGGATGGGCAAGGAGTATTTCAGAGCAGGAAAGGATGAGGGGAGGCTATTCAAATAAACAAGTATTATcctattcttttctccattcaaGTCCTACATGTTCTTTCCAGCAGTAATAATCTTCTGGTTGTGGGTGAGGGAGTTAAAATAGCACTGCCACTCCATAGCAGTGGCAGTAAGTAGCCAAAAGTTGGAAGAAGCCTATAAACTGGGTAGGGAGCTTCAGTAAGACagccactggccctggctgggtagttctgttggttagagtgtcatccaggtACACACGCCAATTTTTCAGTtcgatcctagtcagggtacatgcaagaatcaatagatgaatgcagggagaagtggaacaacaaactgatgtttctctgtttctctctctaatcaatcaataaataaaaaaagacacccccaccccccgatCCTAGGAACTTTCCTCTCCCTGCAAGTCCTTTACTGTCCCACTCCAATCTCCTGCTCAGTATGACTCAAATCTTCAGGCAACTAATGGTTTAAATGTTCCCCTCAGAATAAGTCAACTACCACCACAGTGCT
It includes:
- the MINDY1 gene encoding ubiquitin carboxyl-terminal hydrolase MINDY-1, with the protein product MEDHQPEHPVSGKARTAEAVSPENHKEPDEHPPDKDARGADGVAGGAGGMAREQEPADQASLPVQGQDKLELPLPDASLNQPEPAHRTGPEAETMGAYSRPQGLPQSPRVRQPELDFYCVKWIPWKGERTPIITQSTNGPCPLLAIMNILFLQWKVKLPPQKEVITSDELMAHLGDCLLSIKPQEMSEGLQLNFQQNVDDAMTVLPKLATGLDVNVRFTSVWDFEYTPECSIFDLLGIHLYHGWLVDPQSPEAVSAVGKLSYNQLVEKIITSKHSSDTNLVTEGLIAEQFLETTAAQLTYHGLCELTTAAKEGELSVFFRNNHFSTMTKHKSHLYLLVTDQGFLQEEQVVWESLHNVDGDSCFCDSDFHLSHSPGKDPGAEGGNSLPEKQRQVDQDYLIALSLQQQQSQGTLGLSDLELAQQLQQEEYQQQQGVQPLPARALPLQGRGTSSGRPAGERRRRPKQESDCVLL